One region of Salinibacterium sp. TMP30 genomic DNA includes:
- a CDS encoding MATE family efflux transporter encodes MSLLRSPLDHDIRRLALPALGALVAEPVFLLTDTALVGHLGSEQLGGLSVASAVLQTAVGLLIFLAYSTTPAVARWLGVGNRARAVAAGVDGVWLAIGLGVLLVISGIPATPWLISLFRADASIVEYANQYLSISILGLPAMLITFAASGLLRGLQDTRTPLVVAVAGFAANAVLNVLFIYGFGWGLAGSAIGTVVASWGMAFAYIVMLIVIARREGARLRPHLGGMLVAGHAGAWLLLRTASLRAAMLATIAVATGFGVPELATVQIALTIFATLAFVLDALAIAGQAMIGKELGASDVPRARAITRRLIELGVGSGVLLGLAVLVMSPWAGFVFSSEPDVRTGLAALLPVLALGIPVAGFVFVLDGVLIGAGDARYLALTGLINLAVYVPLLWWVAAAELTAVPALVSLWFAFGLGYIGARAVTLGLRARGNRWLITGATR; translated from the coding sequence GTGAGTTTGTTGCGCTCGCCGCTTGATCACGACATCCGGCGGTTGGCACTTCCCGCGCTGGGTGCCCTTGTCGCTGAGCCCGTTTTTCTGCTCACCGATACTGCGCTTGTTGGTCACCTCGGCAGCGAGCAATTGGGTGGGCTTAGTGTCGCAAGCGCCGTGCTGCAAACCGCGGTTGGGCTACTCATCTTTCTCGCATACTCCACCACTCCAGCAGTAGCGCGCTGGCTAGGTGTCGGCAATCGTGCGCGGGCGGTCGCGGCAGGTGTCGACGGGGTCTGGCTCGCCATCGGTTTGGGAGTGCTGCTCGTCATCTCCGGCATTCCCGCGACGCCGTGGCTCATTAGCCTCTTTCGCGCGGATGCCAGCATCGTCGAATACGCCAACCAGTACCTCTCAATCTCCATACTCGGTCTGCCAGCGATGCTCATCACCTTCGCGGCATCCGGACTCCTGCGAGGTCTCCAAGACACCCGAACCCCACTCGTCGTGGCTGTTGCCGGATTCGCCGCCAACGCTGTGCTCAACGTGCTGTTCATTTATGGATTCGGATGGGGGCTCGCTGGCTCCGCGATCGGCACGGTCGTCGCAAGTTGGGGAATGGCGTTTGCCTACATCGTGATGCTCATTGTCATTGCGCGCCGTGAGGGCGCACGGCTGCGGCCGCACCTCGGTGGAATGTTGGTGGCGGGGCACGCCGGAGCCTGGCTGCTGCTGCGCACCGCGTCACTGCGGGCCGCGATGCTCGCGACGATCGCTGTAGCGACCGGCTTCGGAGTGCCAGAACTTGCAACCGTACAGATCGCTCTGACTATTTTTGCCACCCTCGCGTTCGTGCTCGACGCCCTCGCGATTGCCGGTCAAGCGATGATTGGCAAGGAGCTTGGTGCAAGCGATGTTCCGCGCGCACGCGCAATCACTCGGAGGCTCATCGAACTGGGTGTCGGCAGCGGGGTGCTCCTTGGCCTTGCGGTTCTGGTGATGTCGCCGTGGGCCGGATTTGTCTTCAGTTCCGAACCAGATGTTCGCACAGGGTTGGCTGCACTTCTGCCCGTACTCGCCCTCGGCATCCCCGTAGCTGGATTTGTATTCGTTCTTGATGGGGTGCTGATCGGTGCGGGGGATGCCCGCTATCTTGCGCTCACCGGGCTCATCAATTTGGCCGTGTACGTGCCACTGCTCTGGTGGGTCGCGGCCGCAGAGCTCACCGCTGTACCAGCCCTGGTGTCACTGTGGTTCGCGTTCGGCCTCGGGTACATCGGTGCACGAGCGGTGACCTTGGGGCTGCGCGCGCGCGGAAATCGTTGGCTCATCACCGGGGCGACGCGGTAG
- the rplJ gene encoding 50S ribosomal protein L10, translating to MANKEASVAEMTELFRSSTAVLLTEYRGLTVAQLKTLRKSISEHATYAVVKNTLTKIAANAAGISSFDEELVGPSAIAFVHGDPVTVAKAMRDFAKANPLLVVKGGYFDGNALTAAEVTKLADLESREVLLAKFAGAAKASLFGAAYLFNAPLAQAVRTVDALREKQDSAQ from the coding sequence ATGGCGAACAAGGAAGCATCGGTCGCCGAGATGACGGAACTTTTCCGCAGCTCGACCGCCGTTCTGCTAACCGAGTATCGCGGACTCACTGTTGCCCAGCTCAAGACGCTGCGCAAGTCAATCAGTGAGCACGCAACATACGCCGTGGTGAAGAACACGCTGACAAAGATTGCAGCAAATGCCGCAGGGATCTCGTCATTCGACGAGGAACTTGTTGGTCCTTCTGCAATCGCATTCGTACACGGTGACCCAGTCACTGTTGCGAAGGCTATGCGTGACTTTGCCAAGGCAAACCCTCTTCTCGTGGTGAAGGGTGGTTACTTTGACGGTAACGCGCTCACCGCAGCAGAGGTCACCAAGCTGGCCGACCTGGAAAGCCGGGAGGTGCTCCTTGCGAAGTTTGCTGGAGCAGCAAAGGCTTCACTGTTCGGCGCCGCGTATCTGTTCAACGCACCGCTCGCTCAGGCCGTTCGCACGGTCGACGCGCTGCGCGAGAAGCAGGATTCCGCGCAGTAA
- the rplL gene encoding 50S ribosomal protein L7/L12 yields MAKMSSDDLIEAFKELTLIELSDFVKKFEEVFEVTAAAPVAAAAAAPAAGAAEEVEEKDSFDVVLESAGEKKIQVIKEVRTLTSLGLGEAKAVVDSAPSVVLEGANKETAEKAKAALEEAGATVTLK; encoded by the coding sequence ATGGCGAAAATGTCAAGCGACGACCTCATCGAGGCCTTCAAGGAACTGACCCTCATCGAGCTCAGCGACTTCGTTAAGAAGTTCGAAGAGGTCTTCGAGGTCACCGCTGCTGCTCCGGTTGCTGCTGCAGCTGCTGCACCTGCTGCTGGTGCCGCTGAAGAAGTTGAAGAGAAGGACTCATTCGACGTCGTTCTCGAGTCAGCTGGCGAGAAGAAGATCCAGGTCATCAAAGAGGTACGTACCCTTACGAGCCTTGGCCTCGGCGAAGCGAAGGCAGTCGTTGATAGCGCTCCCAGCGTTGTACTCGAGGGTGCAAACAAGGAGACCGCGGAGAAGGCAAAGGCTGCTCTTGAAGAAGCCGGCGCAACCGTAACCCTTAAGTAG
- a CDS encoding LuxR C-terminal-related transcriptional regulator — translation MATADVRTLERAFGAAHSDESFALALNELSTVWPQLAGTAGCLIRQLLDSTPSSLWHSDPWLVTCYAASFRSVEAADRSAALPYFEAASALLSPATPAIVRATHHVHHAAALRSLGRLDDALASITIASSIAEGPDVIPLAKRIPLSAEIALHRGAILLHTGDFDRAKADYRLAGSLAEKNLSVADQLDVFGGLALIQFLLGDFEHALSYVSRAESTGASPALRRSRFNAPALLTELLITVNQRGADAAEGKISVLQSSIIESDWEPLGLYAQAYVELFAGNPHEGLDQLRASLHSLDEWQPLSFVDTEIGGLRAAAFLQLGDSGAAWDVLAHLTPTQHHTVCPSRLVAHLRFVTGDYRGTLDALRDCELLGDAHSARTLADVFLIKAAANLNLGNDEKSDVAFDRSLRLVTRNRLHSPFRLVPSETVQLMLTRAATRSQPLAVGTLVKRLDGLTVVLRPQDSLSLSDRERAIARELVRGSSSAEIAVSLFISVNTVKSHLKNIYRKLGVTSRTEAIHKSRELGLQVEITRD, via the coding sequence ATGGCGACAGCCGATGTGAGAACGCTTGAGCGCGCCTTCGGTGCGGCTCACTCTGATGAAAGCTTTGCGCTCGCGCTCAACGAGCTCAGCACCGTCTGGCCGCAACTCGCGGGCACTGCCGGCTGCCTCATCCGCCAACTACTCGATTCCACTCCCTCAAGCTTGTGGCATAGCGATCCGTGGCTAGTGACCTGCTACGCAGCAAGTTTCCGGTCGGTGGAGGCTGCCGACCGGTCGGCAGCGCTTCCCTATTTTGAGGCGGCGTCTGCGCTGCTCAGCCCCGCAACACCGGCGATAGTGCGGGCAACACATCACGTGCATCATGCCGCCGCGTTGCGGTCTCTGGGGCGCCTAGACGATGCCCTCGCATCAATCACGATCGCTAGCTCGATCGCGGAGGGCCCCGATGTCATCCCCCTTGCCAAGCGCATCCCCCTCAGCGCCGAAATAGCATTGCACCGTGGCGCAATCCTTTTGCACACCGGTGATTTCGACCGCGCCAAGGCGGACTATCGCTTGGCCGGGTCACTCGCAGAAAAAAATCTGAGTGTCGCCGACCAACTCGATGTGTTTGGCGGCCTTGCGCTCATCCAGTTCTTGCTCGGAGACTTTGAGCACGCATTGAGCTATGTTTCACGCGCGGAGTCGACGGGCGCAAGCCCTGCCCTGCGCCGCAGCCGATTCAACGCACCTGCGCTGCTCACCGAGTTGCTCATCACCGTGAACCAGCGAGGGGCGGATGCCGCAGAGGGAAAGATTTCCGTTCTGCAGTCGTCGATCATCGAATCCGACTGGGAGCCTCTAGGGCTCTACGCGCAGGCATACGTTGAGCTATTCGCCGGGAATCCGCACGAGGGTCTCGATCAGTTACGTGCCTCGCTCCACTCTCTAGATGAATGGCAACCACTAAGTTTCGTGGACACCGAGATTGGTGGATTGCGCGCCGCAGCGTTCTTGCAGCTTGGCGACTCTGGCGCTGCGTGGGATGTGCTGGCGCACCTAACCCCCACACAGCATCACACGGTATGCCCCAGTCGTCTCGTGGCTCATCTGCGCTTTGTCACTGGAGACTATCGAGGAACGCTTGACGCCCTCCGCGATTGCGAACTTCTCGGTGACGCGCATTCCGCACGAACGCTCGCTGACGTGTTCCTCATTAAGGCGGCAGCGAATCTGAATCTCGGCAATGATGAGAAGTCGGATGTCGCATTCGATCGGTCGCTGCGCCTCGTCACCCGCAATCGTCTGCACAGCCCATTCAGGCTCGTGCCAAGCGAAACCGTACAGTTAATGCTCACGCGCGCGGCAACTCGCAGTCAGCCGCTAGCGGTAGGCACCCTCGTCAAGCGCCTCGATGGACTGACGGTTGTTCTTCGCCCGCAGGATTCTCTGTCGCTGAGCGATCGCGAGAGAGCGATCGCACGGGAACTCGTGCGTGGCAGCAGTTCCGCCGAGATCGCGGTGTCACTCTTCATTTCGGTCAATACCGTCAAGTCGCACCTCAAGAACATCTACCGGAAACTTGGTGTAACGTCGCGCACCGAAGCGATTCACAAATCGCGTGAGTTGGGGCTTCAAGTCGAGATCACCCGCGACTAA
- a CDS encoding RTX toxin gives MRDTRGIAAIVALALVAGSGLAVVSVSSAAEAHTPSISVSCEGVTVTGLYYEASGSGEGQQNLIKFQLAGGEQQIIPFSKNGSHFFAFPSSTAAYTFTASVTAWNNPTHSSWNRAWTKTSTPCVSQSIIDVTAPRCDVPGGSTDITATFTNLVADRKYEVTLAGGASGTTTSSYTPTQTKGSFTWKETAAGPSYTVTITDTTNRDLTASKTVTSVPCPEVSGIAITATECTVPGEGASIKVNLSNLVVGREYRIDVVNASSNAVVDTHTFVANAATGAYNSAATPSASYFATVVDTSVANAVPLTSATHAFLPCPELLVKPTLTATQCNVLSAEAQGKIVVAVEGLVPGRAYSVIVTDPANTPVLTLNNFVATADRYDAELANLAEGNYTATITDVLLPSNTASATVTLHPCATNETTIELAAEQCTAPGGTSALTATVSSFAVGRDYTVTLMRDNVVVAAAQSLDSSTADAKSFRFDALAPDNTYRVLVTDTKSNPTVIAATDIHLAACPDDPIVMISQTECNVLGASSIAVLASDLVVGQTYTVSVVTKLGDDAVEGVVPITFEADLPTLALTFTGVPNGVAYTVSIVNAAQTLRAESDITLEECDLPTFPLPPEEPPTTDPPIDLPTLPLPPDGPPTTVTSIDLPTLAFTGSSTIAPTLAGLGFLQLGLVLVGFSIARRRSVVRKG, from the coding sequence TTGAGAGACACCCGAGGCATCGCCGCAATCGTTGCGCTCGCGCTGGTCGCCGGCTCCGGTCTCGCCGTCGTTTCCGTATCTTCTGCCGCTGAGGCACACACTCCGAGCATTTCGGTTTCGTGCGAGGGTGTCACGGTTACCGGCCTCTACTACGAAGCGAGCGGGTCAGGCGAAGGTCAGCAAAATCTCATCAAGTTCCAGCTTGCCGGCGGTGAACAGCAGATCATCCCGTTCAGCAAGAATGGGTCTCACTTCTTCGCGTTCCCGAGCTCGACGGCTGCTTACACTTTCACCGCATCGGTGACGGCCTGGAACAACCCGACTCACAGCAGTTGGAACCGCGCGTGGACCAAGACGTCCACGCCGTGCGTGTCGCAGAGCATCATCGATGTCACCGCCCCTCGCTGCGACGTTCCCGGTGGTTCGACTGACATCACCGCGACGTTTACAAATCTCGTTGCTGACCGCAAGTACGAGGTAACCCTCGCCGGTGGCGCAAGCGGAACGACGACCTCGAGCTACACACCAACGCAGACCAAGGGAAGCTTCACTTGGAAGGAAACAGCGGCTGGACCTAGCTACACCGTAACGATCACCGACACGACCAACCGCGATCTGACGGCAAGCAAGACCGTCACCTCGGTTCCATGCCCTGAAGTGTCGGGCATTGCGATCACGGCCACCGAGTGCACCGTTCCTGGTGAAGGTGCATCGATCAAAGTGAACCTCAGCAATCTCGTTGTCGGCCGTGAATACCGCATCGATGTGGTCAACGCGAGCTCGAACGCAGTCGTCGATACCCACACTTTCGTCGCCAACGCGGCAACAGGTGCCTATAACTCCGCAGCGACGCCTTCGGCTAGCTACTTCGCAACCGTCGTAGACACAAGTGTGGCCAATGCGGTGCCGCTCACGAGTGCGACGCACGCCTTCCTCCCGTGCCCTGAGCTACTCGTCAAGCCGACGCTTACTGCTACGCAGTGCAACGTGCTCTCGGCCGAGGCCCAAGGCAAAATCGTGGTTGCTGTTGAGGGGCTCGTTCCTGGCCGCGCCTATAGCGTGATCGTGACCGATCCAGCGAACACACCGGTTCTCACGCTGAACAACTTCGTTGCAACGGCTGACCGCTATGACGCTGAGTTGGCGAACCTTGCTGAAGGCAATTACACGGCAACAATCACCGACGTTCTGCTCCCTAGCAACACTGCCAGCGCGACGGTAACGCTGCACCCGTGTGCAACTAACGAGACGACAATTGAGCTTGCAGCCGAACAGTGCACGGCTCCTGGCGGCACTTCGGCGCTGACCGCAACGGTCTCGAGCTTCGCCGTAGGCCGCGACTACACCGTGACGCTCATGCGTGACAACGTGGTTGTCGCCGCGGCGCAGTCGCTTGATTCGAGCACTGCCGATGCGAAGTCGTTCAGGTTCGATGCACTTGCGCCAGACAACACCTACCGGGTGCTCGTCACCGACACGAAGTCGAACCCGACCGTAATCGCAGCAACAGATATTCACCTCGCTGCCTGCCCTGATGACCCGATCGTCATGATCAGCCAGACCGAATGCAACGTTCTTGGTGCGTCAAGCATCGCCGTGCTGGCATCCGACCTGGTTGTTGGTCAGACCTACACAGTTTCAGTAGTTACCAAGCTCGGTGACGATGCTGTCGAAGGGGTCGTACCGATCACCTTCGAAGCTGACCTACCGACGCTCGCGCTCACCTTTACCGGAGTTCCCAATGGAGTGGCCTATACCGTTTCCATTGTGAACGCAGCTCAGACGCTGCGCGCGGAGAGTGACATCACGCTGGAAGAGTGCGATCTGCCCACCTTCCCGCTACCGCCCGAGGAGCCACCAACAACGGATCCTCCGATTGACCTGCCCACCCTCCCGCTACCGCCTGACGGCCCACCAACAACAGTTACCTCGATTGACCTGCCCACCCTGGCATTCACAGGCTCGAGCACTATCGCTCCGACACTCGCTGGACTCGGGTTCCTGCAGCTCGGATTGGTGCTCGTAGGGTTCAGCATTGCGCGACGACGTTCGGTAGTTCGCAAAGGCTGA
- a CDS encoding ABC transporter ATP-binding protein, producing MSTVGGARRGGRVSGGDYSAQKAENAAAPKIPNLLRRIAQLFEPHRATLGLTITLVLIGAAISVLPPLLTKRAFDEGLFPPDSDPNIPILLQLVSIMVGLWIASAALGVWQTYLTATVGNKVMGALRVRLFDQLQRMELAFFTRTKTGVIQSRLQNDVGGVAGVLNNTVSSVIGNTVTVIAAFISMLVLSWQLTIVAVVVLPGIVVAQRRVGQIRARIATKTQESLSNMTAITQESLSVSGILLSKSFNQQTVETERYAQENDLQVDLQVRQQMSGQWFFATVNIFLSIIPAIVYVVAAYLITGGVDVTAGTIVAFTTVQARLMFPLLGLMRVALDLQTSSALFARIFEYLDLTPAITDKPDARPVRKAALGAVAFDNVTFRYPDADASTKATLQSVNFSIEPGQYAAFVGPSGAGKTTVSYLIPRLHEASEGRVMFAGDDVRDLSQDSLIKNIGIVSQETYLFHASIGENLSYARPDASVEQLEAAARAANIHETIMSFPDGYATIVGERGYRLSGGEKQRIAIARVLLKDPSVLILDEATSALDSISERTVQGALDTASRGRTTIAVAHRLSTVRSADVIFVVDAGSIVERGTHAELLERGGVYSRLYAEQNRTD from the coding sequence ATGAGCACAGTAGGTGGCGCCCGACGCGGCGGCCGAGTTAGTGGCGGCGACTATTCGGCTCAAAAAGCAGAGAACGCCGCAGCACCCAAGATCCCCAACCTGCTTCGTCGGATCGCCCAACTCTTTGAACCTCACCGCGCCACGCTCGGTCTCACGATCACCCTCGTGCTGATCGGTGCAGCAATCAGCGTGCTCCCGCCGCTGCTCACCAAGCGCGCATTCGACGAGGGCCTATTTCCCCCGGATAGCGACCCCAACATCCCGATCCTCCTGCAGCTCGTCAGCATTATGGTGGGACTATGGATCGCTTCGGCCGCACTTGGCGTCTGGCAGACATATCTCACCGCGACCGTCGGTAACAAAGTGATGGGCGCACTGCGCGTGCGACTATTTGATCAATTGCAGCGGATGGAACTCGCGTTCTTTACGCGAACCAAGACGGGAGTCATCCAGTCACGGCTCCAGAACGACGTCGGCGGTGTTGCTGGCGTGCTTAACAACACCGTCTCGAGTGTCATCGGAAACACGGTGACCGTCATCGCCGCATTCATCAGCATGCTTGTGCTGAGCTGGCAACTCACCATCGTTGCCGTTGTCGTACTCCCCGGAATCGTGGTGGCACAACGCCGAGTCGGCCAAATTCGTGCGCGGATAGCCACCAAGACCCAAGAGTCTCTCAGCAACATGACTGCGATTACGCAAGAGTCGCTCAGCGTCTCTGGCATCCTGCTCTCCAAAAGCTTCAACCAGCAAACCGTGGAGACTGAACGTTACGCGCAAGAGAACGACCTGCAGGTTGACCTGCAGGTACGTCAGCAAATGAGCGGCCAATGGTTCTTTGCCACAGTAAACATCTTCCTGTCGATCATTCCCGCGATCGTCTACGTTGTCGCCGCGTACCTTATTACTGGTGGCGTCGACGTCACAGCAGGAACGATCGTTGCGTTCACGACGGTGCAGGCGCGATTGATGTTTCCGCTGCTGGGTCTCATGCGGGTTGCGCTCGACCTTCAAACCTCATCCGCGCTTTTTGCCCGAATTTTCGAGTACCTCGACCTCACACCAGCCATCACAGATAAGCCAGACGCTCGACCGGTACGAAAAGCCGCGCTGGGAGCGGTCGCATTCGACAACGTGACGTTCCGCTATCCCGATGCCGACGCATCCACTAAGGCGACGCTTCAGTCGGTGAATTTTTCGATCGAGCCCGGCCAGTATGCCGCTTTCGTGGGGCCCTCAGGTGCAGGCAAGACAACGGTTTCCTACCTGATCCCGAGACTGCACGAGGCGAGTGAGGGGCGCGTGATGTTTGCAGGGGATGACGTGCGCGACCTATCGCAAGACTCCTTGATCAAAAACATCGGCATCGTTAGCCAGGAAACGTACCTCTTTCACGCGAGCATTGGCGAGAACCTCTCCTACGCGCGGCCCGATGCGAGTGTTGAGCAACTGGAGGCCGCAGCCCGTGCGGCCAACATCCACGAAACAATCATGTCGTTCCCTGACGGCTACGCGACGATTGTGGGCGAGCGAGGTTATCGATTGTCGGGTGGCGAGAAACAACGGATCGCCATTGCGCGCGTGCTCCTCAAAGACCCGAGTGTACTCATTCTCGATGAAGCCACAAGTGCGCTGGACTCCATCTCGGAACGCACCGTTCAGGGGGCGCTAGACACAGCATCGAGAGGTCGGACGACGATCGCGGTAGCGCACCGGCTCTCGACCGTGCGCTCAGCCGACGTGATCTTCGTTGTTGACGCTGGATCGATTGTGGAGCGGGGAACTCACGCGGAACTGCTCGAACGAGGTGGGGTGTACTCGCGGCTGTACGCGGAGCAAAACCGCACCGACTAA
- a CDS encoding helix-turn-helix domain-containing protein encodes MTEDRAASAASSILLDSIKRMRALAHPLRMKLLAELRITSPATVGMLAGEVGESAGTVSYHLKALASSGFIELVDNTSGDRRETWWRASHEFTELGAVEPGASPEFREANNQLRHQSIDILATEMHRAVERERELPAEWEGAAGASDVTAFLTATELATATAELEAVLSKWHECSDRTRADAQGVYLIAQAFRRP; translated from the coding sequence ATGACCGAAGACCGCGCGGCATCCGCAGCAAGCTCAATTCTCCTCGACAGCATCAAACGGATGCGAGCCCTCGCACATCCGTTGCGGATGAAGCTATTAGCTGAGCTCCGCATCACCAGCCCAGCCACCGTTGGCATGCTCGCTGGTGAGGTCGGGGAGTCCGCCGGCACCGTGAGCTACCACTTGAAAGCACTCGCCTCCAGTGGCTTTATCGAACTCGTTGACAACACCTCAGGCGATCGCCGTGAAACTTGGTGGAGGGCGAGCCACGAGTTCACAGAATTGGGCGCTGTGGAGCCAGGAGCCTCCCCAGAGTTTAGAGAGGCCAACAATCAGCTGCGCCATCAGTCGATTGATATCTTGGCAACCGAGATGCATCGCGCGGTGGAGCGGGAGCGGGAACTGCCCGCAGAATGGGAAGGTGCAGCAGGAGCCTCAGATGTCACAGCCTTTCTAACTGCCACCGAACTAGCGACGGCGACGGCAGAACTCGAAGCCGTTCTCAGCAAATGGCACGAATGCAGTGACCGCACGCGAGCGGATGCGCAGGGGGTGTACCTGATCGCCCAAGCGTTCAGACGACCGTGA
- a CDS encoding MFS transporter: protein MSTLSERRELSPVGGSRLAAWPLIVLLSAHGLSLVGNAVTVIVVPLYVLQLTGSVAATGVAGAFATVPMIIGGALGGVLVDRFGFRRAAVVADVASGVTVLAIPLLALTIGMSFSVLLLLVFLSGLLDTPGRTAKEALVPDLAAKGDVQLTRATAASSAISRSAMLIGASLASVLLVSIGALNSLFADAVTFAVSAVLIGVVLPRSATSETTAPEGMPPASVWAEFVEGVRYAARTPIIRSVVILVVVTNLIDAAGFLVLFPVFTRTVTQDGSLFGLVMGCFAGGAVVGAVTFAKVGHRLPRRALLIGGFLIAGPVPYLAMFAMVSPATLLMAMAVAGLAAGAINPLLTSTLYKLVPRELRARVLGVLTTGVTAGMPLGSLLAGSAVELWGLAPVLLSAAAVYGVFALSPLFGKSWLALKRA, encoded by the coding sequence GTGAGCACGCTGAGTGAGCGGAGAGAACTATCGCCAGTCGGCGGTAGCCGGTTGGCTGCCTGGCCGCTGATTGTTCTGCTCAGCGCACACGGACTTTCATTGGTGGGGAACGCGGTAACGGTGATCGTTGTGCCTCTCTATGTACTTCAACTCACAGGCTCGGTAGCCGCGACCGGAGTGGCCGGAGCCTTCGCAACAGTGCCAATGATTATCGGTGGTGCACTTGGCGGTGTGCTCGTCGACCGATTCGGCTTTCGGCGGGCAGCAGTCGTCGCCGATGTCGCGAGCGGGGTAACAGTGCTTGCGATACCGCTGTTGGCCCTCACCATCGGTATGTCTTTCAGCGTCTTGCTGCTTCTTGTCTTCCTCAGCGGGCTTCTCGACACTCCAGGGCGCACGGCGAAAGAGGCGCTGGTGCCCGACTTAGCTGCTAAGGGCGACGTGCAATTGACGCGCGCGACCGCAGCAAGCTCAGCGATTTCGCGCTCCGCGATGCTCATCGGTGCCTCTCTTGCTTCCGTTCTGCTGGTTTCCATTGGTGCTCTGAACTCTCTGTTCGCGGATGCTGTCACCTTCGCCGTCTCTGCTGTACTGATCGGTGTTGTATTGCCACGCTCAGCGACGTCGGAAACGACGGCACCGGAAGGGATGCCGCCGGCAAGCGTGTGGGCGGAGTTCGTGGAGGGTGTCCGGTATGCGGCTCGAACCCCGATCATCCGGAGCGTTGTCATTCTTGTTGTAGTGACGAACCTGATAGACGCCGCCGGATTCTTGGTTCTGTTCCCTGTCTTTACGCGCACGGTTACGCAAGACGGTTCGCTGTTCGGGCTCGTTATGGGGTGTTTCGCCGGTGGTGCTGTGGTTGGTGCCGTTACGTTCGCCAAAGTCGGGCATCGACTGCCGCGGAGAGCGCTGCTGATTGGCGGCTTTCTCATCGCCGGACCAGTACCATACCTAGCGATGTTCGCGATGGTGTCGCCAGCAACCCTACTGATGGCGATGGCAGTCGCAGGCCTTGCTGCCGGAGCGATCAATCCGCTACTAACCTCGACTCTTTACAAGTTGGTTCCGCGTGAGCTGCGTGCACGAGTGTTGGGAGTGCTCACCACAGGGGTTACGGCGGGGATGCCGCTAGGTAGCCTTCTCGCGGGCTCTGCGGTCGAGCTTTGGGGGCTGGCACCAGTTCTGTTGAGTGCCGCCGCCGTTTACGGAGTTTTCGCCCTGAGCCCACTTTTCGGCAAATCGTGGTTGGCGCTTAAGCGGGCGTAG
- a CDS encoding multidrug effflux MFS transporter has translation MTTVVHPGDSLSARQRLVYVLVLGALTALGPFTVDLYLPAFPLIEADLQTTAAVVQLTLTATTLGFALGQLIVGPLSDRLGRRLPLIVATSVHLVASLGVALAGNIELLFVFRLVQGMGAAAGAVVAMAVVRDLFGGLPLVRMLSRLALVQGLAPILAPLIGSQLLLITPWRGMFVFLAIYGALVLLAAWFFIVETLPPSRRRDLGHATARDRYKALFTDRVFVGTAIIAGMTFSGLFAYLSSSPFLLQNVYGLDPQAFGLVFAANSIGIVVGVQTSAFLMRYIGPQWILAGAGIGLLLSASAIVYLNVVNGDLFAVLIPLFLFVMFCGFSFPCTQVLALANHGGEAATAASVLGAVNFGLAGLTSPIVGAFGITNAIPMGIVMGCTATVSIIVMWVVVRPRSVPALSR, from the coding sequence TTGACTACCGTCGTTCATCCTGGTGACTCGCTATCTGCACGCCAGCGTCTCGTCTATGTCCTCGTGCTGGGCGCATTGACCGCGCTTGGCCCTTTCACCGTTGACCTCTATCTTCCTGCCTTCCCGCTCATCGAGGCTGACCTGCAGACCACCGCTGCCGTGGTCCAGCTCACTCTCACAGCAACGACGCTGGGGTTCGCGCTTGGCCAGCTCATTGTCGGTCCGCTGAGTGACCGTTTAGGCCGACGACTTCCACTTATTGTGGCAACCAGCGTGCATTTAGTGGCGAGCCTCGGAGTAGCACTCGCGGGCAACATTGAGTTGCTGTTCGTCTTTCGGCTGGTGCAGGGGATGGGTGCTGCGGCAGGTGCTGTAGTAGCGATGGCTGTTGTGCGTGACCTCTTCGGAGGATTGCCGCTCGTGCGGATGCTGTCTAGGCTCGCGCTCGTTCAGGGTCTCGCACCGATCTTGGCTCCGCTTATCGGTTCGCAGTTACTGCTGATCACCCCCTGGCGCGGAATGTTTGTATTCTTGGCGATCTATGGCGCCCTCGTGCTCCTAGCCGCCTGGTTCTTTATCGTCGAAACCCTGCCGCCGTCTCGCCGTCGGGATCTCGGTCACGCCACCGCACGGGATCGCTACAAAGCTCTCTTCACCGACCGAGTGTTCGTGGGCACAGCCATCATCGCTGGTATGACCTTTTCCGGGCTCTTCGCGTATCTCTCGTCTTCTCCCTTCCTTCTGCAGAACGTTTACGGTCTCGATCCGCAAGCTTTTGGGCTCGTGTTCGCTGCCAACTCGATCGGCATTGTGGTCGGTGTGCAAACAAGTGCATTCCTGATGCGCTATATCGGGCCACAGTGGATCCTCGCGGGCGCCGGTATCGGGTTGCTCCTCTCGGCATCCGCGATCGTGTACTTGAATGTTGTGAACGGTGATCTGTTCGCCGTGCTCATACCGCTCTTCCTGTTCGTTATGTTCTGTGGCTTCTCGTTCCCTTGCACGCAAGTTCTCGCGCTGGCAAATCACGGGGGAGAAGCAGCAACCGCGGCATCCGTCTTGGGAGCCGTGAACTTCGGTCTTGCCGGTCTCACCTCGCCCATTGTCGGAGCATTTGGCATCACGAACGCGATTCCGATGGGAATAGTGATGGGGTGCACGGCGACGGTCTCGATTATCGTGATGTGGGTCGTGGTGCGCCCACGCTCGGTGCCCGCTCTCTCGCGCTAA